A genomic region of Candidatus Thermoplasmatota archaeon contains the following coding sequences:
- a CDS encoding adenosylhomocysteinase produces the protein MDYDIKDAKDRKLIESGSLRIEWAYNQMPVLALIRKRFEKEKPLKNITIGACLHVTSETANLVRTLKAGGAKIALCASNPLSTQDSVASALVAIDKVAVFAICGEDAKTYYKHVHKVLDHKPDITMDDGGDLVTTLHTKRAELLTNLIGGTEETTTGVLRFRSMEKEGSLRYPIIAVNDANTKHLFDNRYGTGQSTIDGILRSTNILLAGKKLVVLGYGYCGRGIALRAKGMGADVIITEVSPLKALEAVMDGFRVMPSIEAAKIGDIFVTVTGDKSVLRKEHFKVMKNNAILANSGHFNVEIDIPDLESLAVKKRKIREFVEEYSLKDGKRIYLLGEGRLINLAAAEGHPASVMDMSFANQALCVEYLKKWGRKLEPKVYAVPEDIDNEVANLKLQSMGIEIDKLTEEQKKYLKSWSYGT, from the coding sequence ATGGATTACGATATAAAGGACGCTAAAGATAGAAAGTTGATAGAAAGTGGCAGTCTGCGCATAGAATGGGCTTATAATCAAATGCCAGTACTAGCGCTTATCAGAAAAAGATTTGAAAAGGAAAAGCCTTTGAAAAATATCACTATAGGCGCATGCTTGCACGTAACTTCAGAAACCGCTAATCTAGTTAGAACTTTAAAAGCTGGAGGAGCTAAAATAGCGCTTTGCGCCTCTAATCCCCTAAGCACTCAAGATTCTGTTGCAAGTGCACTCGTTGCAATTGATAAAGTAGCAGTATTTGCTATTTGCGGAGAAGACGCTAAAACATATTACAAGCATGTGCATAAAGTACTTGACCACAAACCTGATATCACAATGGATGATGGCGGAGATTTAGTTACTACATTGCATACTAAAAGAGCTGAGCTACTAACTAATTTGATTGGAGGTACTGAGGAAACTACCACAGGAGTGCTTAGATTCAGAAGTATGGAGAAGGAAGGCTCTCTGAGATACCCTATAATTGCAGTTAACGATGCAAATACCAAGCATTTATTTGATAATAGATATGGTACAGGTCAGAGCACTATTGACGGAATTCTTAGAAGTACTAATATCTTGCTTGCTGGTAAAAAGTTAGTAGTTCTTGGTTATGGCTACTGTGGCAGAGGTATAGCGCTACGTGCTAAAGGTATGGGCGCAGATGTAATTATAACTGAGGTGTCGCCTCTAAAAGCACTGGAAGCGGTAATGGATGGGTTTAGAGTAATGCCCAGCATTGAAGCTGCTAAAATTGGCGATATTTTCGTTACAGTAACTGGCGATAAAAGCGTGCTTAGAAAAGAGCATTTTAAAGTAATGAAAAACAATGCGATACTTGCGAACTCAGGGCATTTCAATGTAGAAATAGATATACCGGATTTAGAAAGTTTAGCTGTGAAGAAAAGGAAGATAAGAGAATTTGTTGAAGAATATAGTTTGAAAGACGGTAAAAGAATTTATTTGCTCGGTGAAGGAAGATTAATTAATTTAGCAGCTGCTGAAGGGCATCCAGCAAGTGTTATGGATATGAGTTTTGCAAACCAAGCTTTGTGCGTAGAGTATCTGAAAAAATGGGGTAGAAAACTAGAGCCTAAGGTTTACGCAGTACCAGAAGATATTGATAATGAGGTCGCAAACTTAAAACTTCAATCGATGGGTATCGAAATAGATAAGCTAACCGAAGAGCAGAAAAAATATCTGAAATCATGGTCCTATGGAACTTAG